One segment of Gopherus evgoodei ecotype Sinaloan lineage chromosome 20, rGopEvg1_v1.p, whole genome shotgun sequence DNA contains the following:
- the LOC115637746 gene encoding uncharacterized protein LOC115637746 codes for MAGGECQIAPGRGFLLLCILTLHFSSWNPVASAELSSTPAMFTVITPSVLETSPISSTSMVSNHSANGTEDTPLTCQSFQCSGERCYQDKAYANDTVTCHNESHCELYRLTRTNYTAKCSSECGRGNGTEMCVTNSSVSMSKCILECCNSPLCLQLNATAYGDLPPTTTPAPTTTTMKPPPKNGKVCTTFSCNGDGCFKGKKSAAECIVGFNFCEMKKTGSNYVAGCSKVCKTASPACGRGAAAPCYQECCQATPKTSCLKLDGKVHVSGAGQVALAPILKLLACGVGLVIHYSLSTFLQS; via the exons ATGGCAGGTGGGGAATGTCAGATCGCTCCAGGCCGAG GGTTCCTCCTGCTCTGCATTTTGACTTTGCATTTTAGCTCTTGGAATCCTGTTGCATCAGCAG AACTGAGCTCTACTCCTGCCATGTTTACGGTCATCACCCCCTCTGTTCTGGAGACTTCCCCTATTTCCAGCACATCTATGGTCTCCAACCACTCTGCGAATGGGACAGAAGACACACCT CTCACCTGCCAGAGTTTTCAGTGCTCTGGAGAGAGATGCTACCAGGACAAAGCTTATGCCAATGACACCGTGACCTGCCACAATGAGTCTCACTGTGAG CTCTATCGTCTCACCCGCACAAACTACACAGCCAAGTGCAGCAGTGAATGTGGGAGAGGGAACGGCACTGAGATGTGTGTGACCAACAGCAGCGTGAGCATGAGCAAGTGCATCCTGGAGTGCTGCAACTCGCCCCTGTGCCTGCAACTCAATGCCACCGCCTACG GTGACTTGCCACCCACCACCACTCCAGCTCCCACAACTACCACCATGAAGCCCCCTCCCAAAAAT GGGAAAGTGTGCACAACCTTCTCCTGTAATGGAGATGGATGCTTCAAAGGCAAGAAGTCTGCTGCTGAATGCATCGTTGGATTCAACTTCTGTGAG ATGAAGAAGACTGGCTCAAATTACGTGGCTGGATGTAGCAAAGTCTGCAAGACCGCCAGCCCAGCCTGTGGCAGAGGAGCAGCTGCCCCCTGTTACCAGGAATGCTGCCAAGCTACTCCTAAAACTAGCTGCCTGAAACTGGATGGCAAGGTGCACGTCAGTGGCGCTGGGCAGGTGGCtctggccccaatcctgaaacTCCTGGCCTGTGGTGTGGGTCTTGTCATACATTACAGCCTCTCCACTTTCCTTCAGAGTTAA